A portion of the Novosphingobium sp. KA1 genome contains these proteins:
- a CDS encoding IclR family transcriptional regulator yields MGTVDKALGLAGLFSIEEPQWTVEAAASRTGIPTSTAYRYFRSLNEAGLITDFSAGRYVIGPAVIHLDRVARGTDPLVLAAQDAMDNLINRGPDRSVVILARIFDRRVMCVDQRRKGYHPLTISYERGRPMPLYRGSVSKIILAHLSPRLIVRCFHDDRIDIEEAGLGSDLKSFRRNLRLIRRAGYSVTHGEVDKGVIGIAAPILSPNGDVFACLSLVVAEETTPEGSIEKLVALVRKEALAVTASLGLMSDN; encoded by the coding sequence GTGGGTACAGTTGATAAGGCATTGGGGTTAGCGGGACTGTTCTCGATAGAGGAGCCGCAATGGACCGTCGAAGCAGCGGCTAGCCGCACTGGAATCCCGACGAGCACGGCCTATCGGTATTTTCGCAGCTTGAACGAAGCTGGTCTGATCACGGATTTCTCCGCCGGTCGTTATGTGATTGGTCCAGCGGTCATTCATCTGGACAGGGTCGCACGGGGGACCGACCCGCTTGTGCTGGCAGCCCAGGATGCGATGGACAATCTGATCAATCGTGGGCCGGACAGGAGTGTGGTCATTCTTGCAAGAATTTTCGACCGCCGTGTCATGTGTGTCGATCAACGACGCAAAGGCTACCATCCGCTAACGATCAGCTATGAACGGGGGCGGCCGATGCCGCTTTACCGCGGTTCGGTGTCCAAGATTATCCTGGCCCACTTGTCTCCACGACTGATTGTTCGCTGCTTTCATGACGATCGGATTGATATTGAGGAGGCTGGCCTCGGATCGGACCTCAAGTCGTTCCGCCGGAATCTGCGGCTGATACGGCGCGCCGGCTACAGCGTCACCCACGGTGAGGTCGACAAGGGAGTGATCGGTATTGCCGCGCCGATCCTGTCGCCCAATGGCGACGTGTTCGCGTGCCTGTCACTGGTCGTGGCGGAAGAGACCACGCCGGAGGGCAGCATCGAGAAGCTCGTGGCTCTGGTACGCAAGGAAGCTTTGGCAGTGACCGCTTCGCTTGGCCTGATGTCAGACAACTGA
- a CDS encoding TetR/AcrR family transcriptional regulator: MNSIDRAHRMRHGASGKLGGISPIFGKVRVSVPARALRKEQKDLTRERILEAATRLLADSGYASLRVAAVAKEAGVSLGGQLHHFPTKDDLVLAVLERLSIQIIELARTDASQADGNPDVFGLIAESARRFYATEEFLIFLDIFLSVRRHSLFGDAAKSLISRERTAVEQVWKPHLVKRGVDGDRALAIIRAIWALARGQAISSSEEHRAANETVMSLVIEALKAELNG; this comes from the coding sequence ATGAATAGTATCGATCGAGCCCATCGTATGAGGCACGGCGCGTCCGGCAAACTGGGCGGGATTTCTCCAATCTTCGGGAAAGTGAGAGTGTCTGTTCCGGCCAGAGCCCTGAGAAAGGAGCAAAAGGACCTTACCCGTGAGCGGATACTCGAGGCCGCGACCCGCTTGCTGGCAGACAGCGGTTATGCTTCGCTACGTGTGGCCGCCGTTGCGAAGGAAGCAGGCGTGTCGCTCGGCGGACAACTTCACCACTTTCCCACCAAGGACGACCTGGTCCTTGCCGTGCTGGAGCGGTTGTCCATTCAGATCATTGAGCTGGCTCGGACCGATGCATCGCAAGCCGACGGGAATCCGGACGTGTTCGGGCTAATCGCCGAAAGTGCCCGCCGTTTTTATGCAACCGAGGAATTTCTGATATTCCTCGACATATTCCTGTCGGTTCGTCGGCATAGCCTGTTTGGCGACGCGGCCAAGTCTCTGATATCACGCGAACGAACTGCAGTCGAACAGGTCTGGAAACCCCATCTCGTCAAGAGGGGAGTGGATGGCGACCGGGCATTGGCCATTATTCGCGCCATTTGGGCGCTTGCTCGCGGCCAGGCGATTTCATCGTCTGAGGAGCACCGGGCCGCCAACGAAACCGTCATGTCTCTCGTCATCGAGGCTCTGAAGGCGGAGTTGAACGGGTGA
- a CDS encoding TonB-dependent receptor, producing the protein MVVTASRREQRLQDTALTVNAVSADRLDAANVTDTAGLQTTVPSLNIATSAGSSFVYVRGVGSNVFGSFTDNSVATYVDGVYIPRNTYAIQELFDVDRVEVLRGPQATLYGRNATGGVILISTAAPTDTVKASADFQVGNHDSLRARGMISGPLVDGLLSARFSAVRSKHAGYSKDLGTGQRYDDKDFWAVRGALRATPAPNLTITLSGNYSKENGAPGTIKAIDPNAFPFVTTPAGPGAPFSADPRASYHSVVDSNPMKSYGGNLRIVLDTSIGVLQTNTAYNRYRLGPTVLDLDDSIVPLLEYRGQLSTTDFFYQDITLTSKPGDSRFDWLLGFTYADEDTGGLLPVLTPGGLSSTISGTKVKSYAGYAELGFRISRQLRIVGGLRYSSEERFGTSARTIAGATATGTNRKKWTDWSPRASLEFRPADDILVYASATRGFKSGAFDPQNVASAANPESIWNYELGLRTQFFDRRLTLNATAFHYDYRDLQIFNGLLQGTQVLTFLQNAGRAKVDGLELEGSFLAVEGVRIGGTLSFLNGRYSQGTVLADLANAIPGRPPATPAIVQYLDVGGNRMIQSTRFTGTAFVEIEVPLGSVGRLQFYADYFRQSRRYFTAFEDPTVSAPAYDTINARLTYHLPGDNIYIAAYVRNAGNTLVTSIMSRQPPFGTTETYAPPRLTGIEVGFRF; encoded by the coding sequence ATCGTTGTCACCGCGTCGCGGCGCGAACAGCGCCTTCAGGATACCGCCCTCACCGTGAACGCGGTCAGCGCGGATCGCCTCGATGCGGCCAACGTGACCGACACCGCGGGGTTGCAGACCACCGTGCCTTCGCTCAACATCGCCACCAGTGCCGGATCGAGCTTCGTCTACGTGCGCGGTGTCGGCAGCAACGTGTTCGGATCGTTCACGGATAACAGTGTTGCAACCTACGTGGACGGGGTCTACATCCCGCGCAACACTTACGCGATCCAGGAACTGTTCGACGTCGACCGCGTGGAAGTGCTGCGCGGTCCGCAAGCGACGCTCTACGGGCGGAACGCGACCGGTGGCGTCATCCTCATCTCCACCGCGGCGCCTACCGATACCGTGAAGGCATCCGCCGATTTCCAGGTCGGAAACCATGACAGCCTGCGCGCCCGGGGCATGATCTCGGGGCCGCTGGTCGACGGTCTGCTGTCGGCCCGCTTCAGCGCGGTTCGCAGCAAGCACGCCGGCTATTCCAAGGACCTGGGGACCGGCCAACGCTACGACGACAAGGATTTCTGGGCTGTCCGGGGCGCGCTGCGGGCCACGCCGGCGCCCAATCTCACCATCACCCTCTCCGGCAACTATAGCAAGGAGAACGGGGCGCCGGGGACGATCAAGGCGATCGATCCCAATGCCTTTCCATTCGTGACCACCCCGGCAGGCCCCGGGGCCCCCTTCTCGGCTGATCCCCGTGCATCGTATCACAGCGTCGTCGACAGCAATCCGATGAAGAGCTACGGCGGCAACCTTCGCATTGTCCTGGACACGAGCATCGGCGTTCTGCAGACGAACACCGCCTACAACCGCTACAGGCTTGGTCCGACGGTCCTCGATCTGGACGATTCCATCGTGCCGCTGCTGGAATATCGCGGCCAGCTCAGCACGACCGATTTCTTCTATCAGGACATCACCCTGACATCGAAGCCCGGGGATTCCCGTTTCGACTGGCTGCTTGGTTTTACCTATGCGGATGAGGATACCGGCGGACTGCTGCCGGTGCTGACCCCCGGCGGCCTCAGTTCCACGATCTCGGGCACGAAGGTCAAATCCTACGCCGGGTATGCCGAACTCGGTTTCAGGATTTCCCGGCAGCTGAGGATCGTCGGCGGGCTGCGCTACAGTTCCGAGGAGCGCTTCGGCACTTCGGCCCGGACGATCGCGGGCGCCACGGCGACCGGAACCAATCGGAAGAAATGGACCGACTGGTCGCCCAGGGCGTCGCTCGAGTTTCGACCCGCCGATGACATTCTTGTTTATGCGAGCGCGACGCGGGGGTTCAAGAGCGGGGCATTCGATCCGCAGAACGTGGCGAGTGCGGCCAATCCCGAATCGATCTGGAACTATGAGCTTGGCCTGCGCACCCAGTTCTTCGACCGGCGGTTGACGTTGAACGCCACGGCCTTCCATTACGACTATCGCGATCTCCAGATATTCAATGGCCTCCTGCAGGGAACCCAGGTCCTGACCTTCCTGCAGAACGCCGGTCGCGCCAAGGTGGACGGACTGGAACTGGAAGGTTCGTTCCTTGCGGTCGAAGGCGTGCGGATCGGCGGAACGCTATCTTTCCTCAATGGGCGCTATTCGCAAGGCACCGTCCTCGCTGATCTTGCCAACGCCATTCCCGGCCGTCCGCCGGCGACACCGGCGATCGTCCAGTATCTCGATGTCGGCGGCAACCGGATGATCCAGTCGACGCGCTTCACCGGAACCGCCTTTGTCGAGATCGAGGTGCCGCTCGGATCGGTGGGAAGGCTGCAATTCTATGCCGACTATTTCCGTCAGTCGCGGCGGTACTTCACGGCCTTCGAGGACCCGACGGTGTCCGCGCCGGCCTACGACACGATCAATGCCAGGCTGACCTATCACCTGCCGGGTGACAACATCTATATTGCCGCCTACGTGCGCAACGCGGGCAATACGCTGGTCACCAGCATCATGTCGCGACAGCCGCCGTTCGGCACCACCGAGACCTATGCGCCGCCGCGCCTGACAGGCATCGAGGTCGGATTCCGCTTCTAG
- a CDS encoding MFS transporter: protein MATEMTYISREKDSRAGWVVVFSAFIGMMLSVGVLVIYTYGVLATAMASDLGWDVVDRNMIFVSYSLGSALFGPLWGVAADRIGARRIIIFSTVMLSICFVAIAAVPRDPVVAGLAFLAVGILAGGTLPPAFASIVVGWFDRFRGLALGATMLGVGVGAAVFPILAAQITEHFGWRITALSFAGMVFAVALPIAIVFLRPFSEPMAAPANGRAAGSRFDWSAFRTPRTWLMLAFAFFTGAVLVSCVANFVPLLMARNLSLTDAATYQSLLGAAILVGRLAGGAAFDRIFAPRVMATILLITAGGLLTLQFGSSSFAFAVAALGIGLSIGAEVDFLGFMISKYFDRSVFTTMFSLMFASYSLGATGGPIVFAALASRTGNYDLALTMCWSSIAVLMIAILFLPRYNSAQRAV from the coding sequence ATGGCCACTGAAATGACCTACATTTCAAGAGAAAAGGATTCCCGCGCAGGTTGGGTTGTTGTGTTTTCTGCGTTTATTGGAATGATGCTTAGCGTAGGCGTCCTAGTCATTTATACGTATGGCGTATTGGCTACGGCAATGGCGTCCGATTTGGGATGGGATGTCGTCGATAGAAACATGATATTTGTTTCGTATAGTCTTGGGTCTGCTCTGTTCGGCCCATTGTGGGGGGTCGCAGCCGATCGCATCGGGGCTCGGCGAATTATCATTTTTTCGACTGTCATGCTGAGCATCTGCTTCGTCGCGATTGCAGCGGTTCCGCGTGACCCGGTGGTTGCGGGCCTGGCATTTCTTGCGGTCGGCATTCTGGCCGGCGGGACCTTGCCGCCCGCCTTCGCCAGCATCGTGGTGGGCTGGTTTGACCGGTTCCGCGGCCTCGCCCTTGGCGCGACCATGCTGGGCGTCGGGGTCGGCGCGGCCGTTTTCCCCATCCTGGCAGCACAGATAACCGAACATTTCGGCTGGCGGATTACCGCACTGTCCTTTGCCGGCATGGTCTTTGCCGTCGCCCTGCCAATTGCGATAGTCTTCCTGCGACCGTTTTCAGAGCCCATGGCCGCCCCAGCGAATGGCCGGGCCGCGGGATCGAGGTTCGATTGGTCCGCCTTTCGTACCCCCCGGACTTGGCTCATGCTGGCCTTTGCGTTCTTCACCGGCGCCGTGCTGGTTTCCTGCGTCGCCAACTTCGTACCCCTTCTGATGGCCCGCAACCTGAGCCTGACCGACGCCGCCACCTATCAGTCCCTCCTTGGCGCGGCCATCCTGGTCGGCCGCTTGGCCGGCGGCGCGGCATTCGACCGGATTTTCGCGCCCAGGGTTATGGCCACCATTCTCCTGATAACCGCCGGCGGGCTCTTGACGCTCCAGTTCGGCAGTTCTTCGTTCGCGTTTGCCGTGGCCGCGCTCGGCATCGGCCTGAGCATCGGGGCCGAGGTCGATTTCCTCGGGTTCATGATCAGCAAGTACTTCGACCGGTCGGTGTTTACGACGATGTTCTCGCTGATGTTTGCATCCTATTCGCTCGGAGCCACCGGAGGGCCAATCGTCTTTGCCGCACTAGCGAGCAGGACCGGCAACTACGATCTGGCCCTAACCATGTGCTGGTCGTCGATCGCGGTGCTGATGATCGCCATCCTCTTTCTGCCTCGCTACAACTCCGCGCAACGGGCAGTGTGA
- a CDS encoding MarR family winged helix-turn-helix transcriptional regulator yields the protein MGTTDRDYQNKPGHLARRFQQIAVAVFQSEMDAIGCDITPVQYAALAAINTCPGLDQASLAKEIALDRTTITGVVDRLQSKGLIERSISKNDRRARALAVTAEGRSTLELVRPGVEAAQRLMTRGLSAQEANELLRLLRKAVDGANDLSRAPQRI from the coding sequence ATGGGCACGACCGACCGCGATTACCAAAACAAACCGGGCCATCTTGCCCGCCGCTTCCAGCAGATCGCCGTTGCAGTGTTCCAATCCGAGATGGATGCGATCGGATGCGACATAACGCCCGTTCAATACGCCGCGCTTGCCGCGATAAATACCTGTCCAGGTCTCGACCAGGCAAGCCTGGCAAAGGAGATCGCCCTTGATCGCACTACGATCACAGGCGTCGTCGACAGATTGCAAAGCAAAGGCCTCATTGAGCGGAGCATCAGCAAGAACGACAGGCGCGCGCGCGCCTTGGCTGTTACTGCGGAAGGACGATCGACTCTTGAGCTGGTCCGCCCGGGCGTGGAAGCAGCCCAACGGCTCATGACCCGAGGGCTGAGCGCACAAGAGGCGAACGAGCTCCTGCGCCTCCTGCGCAAAGCGGTTGACGGAGCCAATGACCTCAGCCGTGCGCCGCAACGGATCTGA
- a CDS encoding 4,5-dihydroxyphthalate decarboxylase has translation MSRLNLSFACWGYDRTEALQTGQVRPDGIDLNFQVLDVEETFFRMIRNREFDVAEMSMSSYCVTLGREDPGFIAIPVFPSRFFRHAGIFVSAKSGIEKPADLVGKRIGVPEYQLTAPVWIRGILQDEYGVDPSSVTYFFGGEEEPGREEKLKINLPEKFKVIPIGPEQTISRMIADGELDAVYAPRAPSTFYSEPDKVRRLFPDFVAVEKAYFAKTGIFPIMHVVAIRRDVYEKNRWVAQALYKAFVEAQKLVYEQLMVSASLKTMLPWQIAAVEDTIATMGKEWWPYGIDRNRHVIETFTRYHHEQGLSPRQLTVEDMFAPETFSEFRI, from the coding sequence ATGAGCCGTCTCAATCTATCTTTCGCCTGCTGGGGATATGACCGGACCGAAGCACTCCAGACCGGCCAGGTCCGGCCCGACGGGATCGATCTGAACTTTCAGGTTCTCGATGTGGAGGAGACGTTCTTCCGCATGATCCGCAACCGCGAGTTTGACGTGGCCGAAATGTCGATGTCGTCCTATTGCGTCACGCTGGGGCGCGAGGATCCGGGTTTCATCGCCATCCCGGTCTTTCCTTCGCGCTTCTTCCGGCATGCGGGCATCTTCGTCTCGGCGAAGAGCGGGATCGAAAAGCCCGCGGATCTTGTCGGCAAGCGGATCGGCGTTCCGGAGTACCAGCTCACCGCGCCGGTGTGGATCCGCGGTATCCTGCAGGATGAATACGGCGTCGATCCGTCCTCGGTGACCTATTTCTTCGGCGGGGAAGAGGAGCCGGGCCGGGAAGAAAAGCTCAAGATCAATCTCCCCGAGAAGTTCAAGGTCATTCCGATCGGACCCGAGCAGACCATTTCGCGAATGATCGCCGATGGCGAGCTTGACGCGGTCTATGCGCCCCGCGCGCCTTCGACCTTCTATTCCGAACCCGATAAGGTCCGGCGCCTGTTTCCGGACTTCGTCGCGGTCGAGAAGGCCTATTTCGCGAAGACGGGCATATTCCCGATCATGCATGTCGTCGCGATTCGTCGCGATGTCTACGAGAAGAACCGTTGGGTCGCCCAGGCCCTGTACAAGGCGTTTGTCGAGGCTCAGAAGCTTGTCTACGAACAACTGATGGTCTCGGCGTCACTCAAGACAATGCTGCCCTGGCAGATCGCTGCGGTCGAGGACACGATCGCAACCATGGGCAAGGAATGGTGGCCCTACGGCATCGATCGCAATCGGCACGTCATAGAGACGTTCACGCGCTACCACCATGAGCAGGGTCTTTCGCCCCGGCAGTTGACGGTCGAGGACATGTTCGCACCGGAAACGTTCTCCGAATTCCGAATCTGA
- a CDS encoding FAD-binding monooxygenase, which translates to MQYHLNGFHPGDPDISPAAANTTIERARLPREVDVVIAGCGPAGLCLAAQLSRIAEISTLIVEPKAGPMERGQADGINVRSMEMFQAFGFAEKIKRESVWINETTFWNPDPADPARIRRVGRVQDVADGLSEMPHILINQARVHDMYLDIMRNSPTRLEPEYDLKVATLSVDHDAADYPVTVTLEHTSPERLGQTETVRARYVVGCDGARSNVRNAIGGALHGDAAHQAWGVMDVLATTDFPDYRMKAIIQSESMGSILVLPREGGYLVRLYVELDKLNEDERVADRGLGIDDVIAKCKRILHPYTIDVKEVVWWSIYEIGHRLTDTFDDVPKALVGKRTPRVMLAGDACHTHSPKAGQGMNVSMGDTFNLGWKLISVLTGRSGPELLQTYSAERWAAAKGLVDFDHRWARVVGTRSEVDANDAMPRFQREFINNGEFTAGLTVRYEPSVLTGTDSWQELATGFPIGMRFHSAPVIRLADAKPMHLGHAIDADNRWRIFTFAPQDDSGQAGGAIDSLCAFLESAPDSPVRKHTRSGEDIDAVIDVRAVFQQGFRDLEHSAMPALLRPVKGIYGLCDYEKVFCADLKSGDDIFDMRGVDRRKGCVVVVRPDQYVAQVLPIDAYSTLAQFFAGFLLPV; encoded by the coding sequence ATGCAATATCATCTGAACGGATTTCATCCCGGAGATCCCGACATTTCCCCAGCCGCAGCAAACACCACAATTGAACGAGCCCGGCTTCCTCGGGAGGTGGATGTTGTCATTGCCGGATGTGGCCCTGCTGGGCTTTGCCTTGCCGCGCAGCTATCGCGCATCGCCGAGATTTCGACTTTGATTGTCGAGCCCAAGGCGGGGCCCATGGAGCGCGGACAGGCCGATGGTATCAATGTGCGTTCCATGGAGATGTTTCAAGCTTTCGGGTTTGCCGAGAAGATCAAGCGCGAGTCGGTCTGGATCAATGAAACCACCTTCTGGAATCCGGATCCTGCCGATCCTGCAAGGATTCGCCGCGTAGGCCGGGTGCAGGATGTCGCAGACGGGCTCAGCGAGATGCCGCACATCCTGATCAACCAGGCGCGTGTGCATGATATGTATCTCGACATCATGCGCAACTCTCCGACTCGGCTTGAGCCGGAGTACGATCTCAAGGTGGCAACCCTTTCGGTCGATCACGATGCCGCCGACTATCCGGTGACCGTAACTCTCGAACACACTTCACCCGAACGTCTGGGACAGACCGAAACGGTCCGGGCCCGCTACGTCGTCGGTTGCGATGGTGCCCGCTCGAACGTGCGCAATGCCATCGGCGGGGCACTCCATGGTGACGCAGCGCACCAGGCCTGGGGAGTCATGGACGTACTGGCGACGACCGACTTCCCTGACTACCGCATGAAGGCAATCATCCAGTCGGAAAGCATGGGTTCGATCCTCGTTCTTCCGCGCGAAGGCGGCTATCTCGTCCGGCTCTACGTTGAACTGGACAAGCTGAATGAGGACGAGCGGGTCGCCGACCGCGGGTTGGGCATCGATGACGTAATCGCCAAGTGCAAGCGCATTCTCCATCCTTACACAATCGATGTGAAGGAAGTGGTGTGGTGGTCGATTTACGAAATCGGCCATCGACTGACCGACACTTTCGACGACGTGCCCAAGGCGCTGGTTGGCAAACGCACGCCCCGGGTTATGCTCGCGGGGGACGCCTGTCATACGCACAGTCCCAAAGCAGGTCAGGGCATGAACGTCTCAATGGGCGATACTTTCAACCTGGGCTGGAAGCTGATTTCTGTTCTCACTGGACGATCCGGCCCCGAACTTCTGCAGACCTACTCGGCCGAGCGCTGGGCCGCCGCAAAGGGCTTGGTTGATTTCGACCACCGATGGGCGCGGGTCGTCGGCACGCGATCCGAAGTCGATGCCAACGACGCGATGCCGCGATTCCAGCGTGAATTCATCAACAATGGCGAATTCACGGCAGGCCTTACAGTTCGCTACGAACCATCGGTCCTGACCGGAACCGACAGCTGGCAGGAACTTGCCACAGGCTTTCCGATTGGCATGCGTTTCCATTCCGCGCCGGTCATCCGCCTTGCCGACGCCAAGCCCATGCACCTGGGCCATGCGATCGATGCGGATAACCGCTGGCGGATATTCACGTTCGCGCCACAAGACGACAGCGGCCAGGCCGGAGGCGCGATCGATTCGCTCTGCGCCTTCCTTGAAAGCGCGCCGGACTCCCCGGTACGCAAGCATACCCGCTCCGGAGAGGATATCGATGCGGTGATCGATGTCCGGGCTGTTTTCCAGCAGGGATTCCGCGATCTGGAGCATTCGGCGATGCCGGCCCTGTTGCGGCCTGTCAAAGGCATCTATGGTCTGTGCGACTACGAAAAGGTCTTCTGTGCTGACCTGAAGAGTGGCGACGACATCTTCGACATGCGAGGCGTCGACCGGCGGAAGGGATGCGTCGTCGTTGTACGCCCTGACCAGTACGTGGCGCAGGTCTTGCCGATCGACGCCTACAGCACACTTGCACAGTTCTTTGCCGGATTCCTCCTGCCAGTGTGA
- a CDS encoding MarR family winged helix-turn-helix transcriptional regulator translates to MDEISLPSDEGQELPSQLAFNPVKTDIGLLARDLYRLFNQAIDERVRRFGLSTNACRYLAVIGMHAGITPKEMSEYFSVRSPTTVSALRILEEKRLVERYKDRVDARKTRYKLTARGVEVEALARASAVDVEALAVGCLSDQEKEEFGRMVARIRSSLESVLAP, encoded by the coding sequence ATGGACGAGATCAGCCTCCCATCCGATGAAGGGCAGGAATTGCCAAGCCAGCTCGCTTTCAACCCCGTCAAGACCGATATTGGATTGTTGGCGCGCGATCTGTATCGCTTGTTCAATCAGGCGATCGACGAGCGGGTTCGTCGCTTCGGTCTGTCGACCAATGCCTGCCGCTACCTCGCAGTCATCGGCATGCATGCGGGGATTACACCCAAGGAAATGAGCGAATACTTCAGCGTTCGCTCGCCGACTACCGTATCGGCACTCAGGATACTCGAAGAAAAGCGGCTGGTTGAACGGTACAAGGATCGCGTGGATGCCCGCAAGACCCGCTACAAGCTGACGGCGCGCGGGGTCGAGGTCGAGGCGCTGGCGAGAGCGAGCGCCGTGGATGTCGAGGCGCTCGCAGTCGGGTGCCTGAGCGATCAGGAGAAAGAGGAATTCGGCCGCATGGTGGCGCGCATTCGCAGTTCGCTGGAGTCGGTACTCGCCCCTTGA